A genomic region of Candidatus Stoquefichus sp. SB1 contains the following coding sequences:
- a CDS encoding IS200/IS605 family accessory protein TnpB-related protein, translated as MPKITISSTRVYYHELSNDTALAIQNDISLYQSMLHKSYRELYHNNSINSRYLKDIYHTNDYFPLSAISEAKGILKSQKTWHHKFISMKKKKLKKIERKMNQEEKFLKRYKMTKSTLVALSKAITHGERLPPVYRCRDMKWYSRDPLHCYYRNQYMLLYIFEVQHLNKLMKATRHRIRMLKYRKTRMEHKIEKLEKRMKQIRFHKNRYMKITGRSQGKYCNNLFKYDHEKKTMTYIDTYQRRHAFSLDFPYRREELIRVLNLKHATKGKAVCYTLKDKGDYFIISAAIELDVKYEGCLFEITGGTVGIDINNDRISLSEIDRQGNLIYCRDFLFDLSSKTSSQRKWIIENTVKQVIGYCREVGKPLIIEELNFEKKKKDFELYNQNKQYQRMLSEFSYRKIIEKLYSRSYKERIGINEVNPAYTSIIGKLKYARQKGISIDKAASYVIARRGMGYSERLPLKQYQQINKPQLTRWRNYSQLAAE; from the coding sequence ATGCCTAAGATAACGATTTCATCTACCAGAGTCTATTATCATGAGTTATCCAATGATACTGCTCTCGCTATTCAAAATGACATATCACTCTATCAGTCAATGCTTCATAAGTCTTACAGAGAACTCTATCATAACAACAGCATCAACTCCAGATATCTGAAGGATATCTATCATACCAATGACTACTTTCCTTTAAGTGCTATCAGCGAGGCAAAGGGAATACTGAAGTCACAGAAGACCTGGCATCATAAGTTTATATCAATGAAAAAGAAGAAGCTGAAGAAGATTGAAAGGAAGATGAATCAGGAAGAAAAGTTTCTTAAACGGTATAAAATGACCAAGTCTACTCTTGTAGCGCTTTCTAAAGCGATTACTCATGGTGAAAGACTTCCACCTGTCTACAGATGCAGGGATATGAAGTGGTACAGTCGTGATCCTCTTCACTGCTACTATAGAAATCAGTATATGCTTCTCTATATATTTGAGGTTCAGCATCTCAATAAGCTGATGAAAGCAACACGTCATCGCATCAGGATGCTCAAGTACCGAAAGACAAGAATGGAGCATAAGATAGAAAAGCTTGAAAAGAGGATGAAGCAGATTCGTTTTCATAAAAACAGGTATATGAAGATAACAGGAAGAAGTCAGGGCAAATACTGCAACAATCTGTTCAAGTATGATCACGAAAAGAAGACAATGACATATATCGATACCTATCAGAGAAGACATGCCTTTTCACTTGACTTTCCCTATCGCAGGGAAGAACTGATAAGAGTACTGAATCTGAAGCATGCCACAAAGGGGAAGGCAGTGTGCTATACCCTGAAGGATAAAGGTGACTACTTCATTATCAGTGCAGCAATAGAACTTGATGTGAAGTATGAGGGATGCCTGTTTGAAATCACAGGAGGAACAGTTGGAATAGATATCAATAACGACAGGATATCATTAAGCGAGATAGACAGACAAGGGAATCTGATATACTGTCGTGATTTTCTATTTGACCTTAGCAGTAAGACATCAAGTCAAAGAAAATGGATTATAGAGAACACAGTGAAACAGGTCATCGGATACTGCAGAGAAGTCGGTAAGCCACTGATTATAGAGGAACTGAACTTTGAAAAGAAGAAAAAGGACTTTGAACTGTATAATCAGAATAAGCAGTATCAGAGAATGCTAAGTGAATTCTCATATCGAAAGATCATTGAAAAGCTATACAGTCGCTCATACAAAGAAAGAATAGGAATCAATGAAGTGAATCCGGCGTATACAAGTATCATAGGAAAGTTGAAATATGCCAGACAGAAGGGAATCAGCATAGATAAGGCAGCATCATATGTGATAGCCAGAAGAGGAATGGGATACAGTGAAAGACTGCCATTAAAACAGTATCAGCAAATCAACAAGCCACAACTTACAAGGTGGAGGAACTACAGTCAGCTAGCTGCAGAATGA
- a CDS encoding DUF3795 domain-containing protein — protein MKDFERINSLFSLCGLNCGLCSMKLSGHCGGCGFGNQSCKIAKCSLEHNKIEYCFQCEEYPCSKYESIELFDSFITHRNQKIDMLKAQKIGIEFYNAEQTEKSKLLNILLSNYNSGREKTLYCLAVNLFEVDEIKEVLAMTENNTYLCGKSVKEKADYVKKQLQALAEKNGVELKLRKK, from the coding sequence ATGAAAGACTTTGAAAGAATAAATTCATTATTTTCTCTATGTGGCTTAAACTGTGGGTTATGTTCAATGAAATTAAGTGGACATTGCGGTGGTTGTGGATTTGGAAATCAATCGTGTAAAATAGCAAAATGCAGTTTAGAACACAACAAAATTGAATACTGCTTTCAATGTGAAGAATACCCTTGCTCTAAATATGAAAGTATAGAGCTTTTTGATTCCTTTATCACACACAGGAATCAAAAAATAGATATGCTGAAAGCACAAAAAATTGGTATTGAATTTTACAATGCCGAACAAACCGAAAAGTCAAAGTTGCTCAATATACTTTTATCTAATTATAATTCTGGCCGTGAAAAAACACTTTATTGCCTTGCAGTCAATCTGTTTGAAGTAGATGAAATTAAAGAGGTTCTTGCGATGACTGAAAATAACACATATTTATGTGGGAAATCTGTTAAAGAAAAAGCCGATTATGTAAAAAAACAATTACAGGCATTGGCAGAAAAGAATGGTGTTGAGTTGAAGTTGCGAAAGAAATAA